One genomic window of Nitrosomonas sp. Is35 includes the following:
- the purH gene encoding bifunctional phosphoribosylaminoimidazolecarboxamide formyltransferase/IMP cyclohydrolase: MTIKYALISVSEKTGIIELAQKLIQHGITILSTGGTAKLLQQAGISVIEVGDYTGFPEMLDGRVKTLHPKIHGGILARNDLPEHQLALEQASIPNIELVIVNLYPFKQTIANPDCSFEDAIENIDIGGPTMVRAAAKNYRKVAIVTDPLDYLPLSRELAENNGSISLATRFQLAQKAFTHTASYDSAISNYLTALDGDYQQKDFPDSLNLNFTIAQPLRYGENPHQKAAFYRDETITPGSLANYQQLQGKELSYNNIADTDAAWECVKTFDNPACVIVKHANPCGIAIAETTLRAYQLAFATDPVSAFGGIIAFNRSIGKDTAEAVLKQFVEVIIAPEITPEAQQLLAQKNNIRVLVVPLQAGHNTYDLKRIGGGLLVQTPDIQNITAADLKIVTQLKPTPQQLNDLLFAWRAAKFVKSNAIVFCRNGQTMGIGAGQMSRVDSARIASIKAQQAGLTLAQSVVASDAFFPFRDGLDVVVQAGATAVIQPGGSIRDQEVIAAADEQGITMVFTGVRHFRH, from the coding sequence ATGACCATTAAATACGCACTCATCAGTGTTTCGGAAAAAACCGGAATTATAGAACTGGCCCAAAAATTGATTCAGCATGGCATCACCATCCTGTCCACGGGCGGCACCGCCAAATTATTGCAACAAGCCGGAATCAGCGTGATCGAAGTGGGCGACTATACCGGTTTCCCGGAAATGCTGGACGGCCGGGTCAAAACGCTGCACCCTAAAATTCATGGCGGCATACTGGCGCGTAACGATTTACCCGAGCATCAGCTGGCACTCGAACAAGCATCGATTCCCAATATCGAATTGGTAATCGTGAATCTCTACCCTTTCAAGCAAACGATCGCGAACCCGGATTGCAGCTTCGAGGATGCCATTGAGAATATCGACATCGGTGGCCCCACTATGGTGCGCGCAGCCGCAAAAAATTACCGGAAAGTTGCTATTGTCACCGATCCCCTAGATTATTTACCGCTCAGCCGGGAGCTGGCGGAAAATAATGGTTCCATCAGCTTGGCGACACGCTTCCAACTGGCGCAAAAAGCATTTACGCACACTGCTTCTTACGACAGCGCCATCAGTAATTATTTAACCGCACTGGATGGCGATTATCAGCAAAAAGATTTTCCCGATTCGCTGAATCTGAATTTCACCATCGCACAGCCTTTACGTTATGGCGAAAACCCGCATCAGAAAGCGGCTTTCTACCGGGATGAAACCATCACACCCGGCAGCCTGGCAAATTACCAACAGTTACAAGGTAAAGAGCTATCGTACAATAATATCGCCGATACCGACGCTGCATGGGAATGTGTCAAAACTTTCGATAACCCCGCTTGTGTGATTGTCAAACACGCCAATCCATGCGGCATAGCCATTGCGGAAACCACGCTACGCGCTTATCAGCTGGCATTTGCAACCGACCCCGTCTCTGCCTTCGGCGGCATCATCGCATTTAACCGGAGCATCGGTAAAGACACCGCTGAAGCGGTTCTAAAACAATTCGTTGAAGTCATTATCGCACCTGAAATCACACCGGAAGCGCAGCAGCTTCTGGCACAGAAAAACAATATCCGGGTACTGGTTGTACCGTTACAGGCAGGACACAATACGTACGACCTGAAGCGGATTGGCGGCGGTCTTCTGGTACAGACACCGGATATTCAAAACATCACCGCTGCCGATTTAAAAATCGTCACGCAATTAAAACCGACACCGCAGCAACTGAATGATCTGCTGTTCGCCTGGCGTGCCGCGAAATTCGTTAAATCCAACGCGATAGTATTTTGCCGCAACGGCCAGACGATGGGCATCGGCGCCGGGCAAATGAGCCGTGTGGATAGTGCACGTATCGCATCCATCAAAGCACAGCAAGCCGGTCTAACGCTGGCGCAATCCGTTGTCGCATCGGATGCATTCTTCCCGTTCCGCGATGGTCTGGATGTGGTCGTTCAAGCCGGCGCTACAGCCGTTATTCAACCGGGCGGCAGTATCCGCGACCAGGAAGTAATTGCAGCGGCTGATGAACAAGGAATCACCATGGTATTTACCGGTGTCCGTCATTTCAGGCATTAG
- a CDS encoding helix-turn-helix domain-containing protein: MNAIKENEIASCIRKAISGYLNDLDGEKPCHIYNMVMHSVEKPLIEIAIQYTKGNQTQAAELLGINRNTLRQKMKQYQIK; this comes from the coding sequence ATGAATGCAATCAAGGAAAATGAAATTGCATCTTGCATACGCAAAGCTATCAGCGGATATCTCAATGACCTGGACGGGGAAAAACCATGCCATATTTACAATATGGTCATGCACAGCGTTGAAAAGCCTTTAATTGAAATCGCTATCCAATATACCAAAGGTAACCAGACTCAGGCTGCTGAGTTACTGGGGATAAACCGCAATACGCTACGTCAGAAAATGAAACAATATCAAATTAAATGA
- the dusB gene encoding tRNA dihydrouridine synthase DusB — protein sequence MQIGTHILKNKLIVAPMAGVTDRPFRQLCKTMGAGMAVSEMVSSNSLLWGSKKTQRRADHEGEVSPVSVQIAGADPQMLAAAARYNVDNGAQIIDINMGCPAKKICNVMAGSALLQDEQLVGKILDAVVKAVDIPVTLKIRTGWDKQHKNALSIAHIAENSGIQALAIHGRTRACAYTGTAEYDTIAAVKAAIKIPVIANGDITTPEKARDILAYTNADAIMIGRAAQGRPWIFREINHYLTTGQHLQAPEVSEIHHVLINHLHDLYEFYGEYSGIRIARKHISWYTKGLVGSASFRQSMNQLQTSDQQIYETNKFFSTLAEKGQRLSYIKEGE from the coding sequence ATGCAAATTGGCACACACATTCTGAAAAACAAACTCATTGTCGCGCCAATGGCGGGAGTGACCGATCGCCCCTTCCGTCAATTGTGCAAAACGATGGGCGCAGGCATGGCAGTGTCAGAAATGGTGTCCAGCAATTCGTTGCTGTGGGGCTCCAAGAAAACGCAACGGCGCGCCGACCATGAAGGCGAGGTCTCGCCGGTTTCCGTGCAAATTGCCGGCGCCGACCCGCAGATGCTGGCAGCAGCGGCACGTTACAATGTGGATAATGGCGCCCAGATCATCGATATTAATATGGGTTGCCCAGCCAAAAAAATCTGCAATGTCATGGCCGGTTCCGCTTTATTGCAAGATGAGCAATTAGTGGGAAAAATTTTGGATGCCGTGGTTAAAGCCGTCGATATTCCAGTAACACTCAAGATACGTACTGGCTGGGACAAACAACACAAAAACGCCCTTTCCATAGCGCATATCGCTGAGAATTCCGGTATTCAAGCGCTCGCAATCCACGGCCGCACCCGCGCATGCGCATACACCGGCACCGCCGAATACGACACCATCGCAGCGGTTAAAGCTGCCATTAAAATTCCTGTCATCGCCAATGGCGATATCACAACGCCGGAAAAAGCCCGCGATATTCTTGCCTACACCAATGCAGACGCGATTATGATAGGCCGCGCCGCACAAGGCAGGCCGTGGATATTCCGTGAAATCAACCACTACCTCACCACTGGTCAACATTTACAAGCACCCGAAGTATCTGAAATTCACCATGTGCTCATCAATCATTTACATGATTTGTATGAATTCTATGGCGAATACTCCGGTATCCGTATCGCACGCAAGCATATTTCCTGGTATACCAAGGGGCTCGTTGGATCTGCCAGCTTTCGTCAGTCAATGAATCAGTTACAAACCAGCGATCAACAAATTTATGAAACCAATAAGTTTTTCTCTACATTAGCTGAGAAAGGTCAACGATTGAGTTATATCAAAGAGGGGGAGTAG
- a CDS encoding ankyrin repeat domain-containing protein: MMRFFENKLAGWIIFLLAIVSTEVWSANLDSELISAADKGNFPLVKKILDSQRIEQEELNAAFLAAVKKGHATVIERFIQAGVDVNLRADDDYTPLMRSARDGRDQAVEILLAAGADVNAPAAEDGTALMMAAEKDRRKAIDLLLAAKAEVSAKRADSMTALTLAAQQGHRQVIQTLINAGADVNYQLENGATALMLAAQLGHLGAVHTLLAANANPNLKASNSATALTLAKLYHHKEVIELLIKAGAK; encoded by the coding sequence ATGATGAGATTTTTTGAAAATAAATTGGCAGGATGGATAATATTTTTACTTGCTATTGTTTCCACTGAAGTCTGGTCAGCGAATCTGGATAGCGAATTGATCAGTGCCGCCGATAAGGGTAATTTTCCACTGGTAAAAAAGATACTGGATTCTCAACGTATTGAGCAAGAAGAACTCAATGCGGCTTTTCTAGCGGCGGTTAAAAAGGGCCATGCGACTGTAATCGAGCGATTTATACAAGCAGGTGTGGATGTCAATTTAAGAGCGGATGATGACTATACTCCGTTGATGCGATCAGCTCGTGATGGCCGTGATCAGGCGGTGGAAATTTTGCTGGCTGCCGGTGCCGATGTCAATGCGCCGGCTGCGGAAGATGGCACGGCATTAATGATGGCGGCCGAGAAAGACCGCAGGAAAGCCATCGATCTGTTGCTGGCGGCAAAAGCCGAGGTGAGTGCAAAACGCGCCGATAGTATGACGGCGCTGACGCTGGCCGCGCAGCAAGGTCATCGGCAAGTCATTCAGACATTGATCAATGCCGGCGCCGATGTTAATTATCAATTGGAAAATGGCGCGACAGCGCTGATGCTGGCGGCACAGCTTGGCCATTTAGGTGCGGTTCATACATTGCTGGCGGCAAACGCCAATCCCAATCTGAAAGCCAGCAATAGCGCGACTGCACTGACATTGGCCAAACTTTATCATCATAAGGAAGTGATTGAATTATTGATAAAGGCGGGAGCCAAGTAG
- a CDS encoding FAD-dependent monooxygenase translates to MITDHYDIVIIGGGPVGMALALALQDTGISSLLLEARGVPEKDEDPRPLALSHGSHLILHRLGVWNKLTKKTPITTIHISNRGSFGQTVLTPEDAGVPALGFVVNYHDLFCSMHHRLTGSTAGYIAGAIVTRLETTENLGTVHFNYQGKEQTVTAQLLVLADGGKLAQQLPDVVYQTHDYHQYAVVANIKAQKKQTGIAYERFTADGPVALLPNAEDFALVWTVSPEAVQEITSLNDSDFLLRLHRHFGDRLGKFTHAGKRSAFPLTLKHAISTTSQRTALIGNAAQTLHPVAGQGFNLGLRDAYELACEAINTQSAAREIGTAAMLSGYQQKRRMDSSGGRIFTDSLIKLFSNGNGILKHACGIGLSTLDCMPPLKRFVARRMIFGARG, encoded by the coding sequence ATGATCACTGATCATTATGACATCGTTATCATTGGCGGCGGACCGGTGGGCATGGCTTTAGCGCTTGCGCTGCAGGATACCGGTATCTCAAGTCTACTGCTGGAAGCACGCGGCGTACCGGAAAAAGATGAAGATCCCCGCCCGCTCGCATTATCGCACGGCAGCCACTTAATCCTGCATCGCTTGGGTGTGTGGAACAAGCTGACAAAAAAAACACCGATCACGACAATTCATATTTCCAATCGCGGCAGCTTCGGCCAGACTGTTTTAACACCGGAAGATGCCGGTGTTCCTGCATTAGGATTCGTGGTCAACTATCACGATCTTTTTTGCTCGATGCATCACCGCTTGACTGGCAGTACCGCCGGTTATATTGCCGGTGCGATCGTCACCCGGTTAGAGACTACTGAAAACCTAGGCACGGTGCATTTTAATTACCAGGGGAAAGAACAGACAGTAACCGCTCAGCTGCTGGTCTTGGCCGATGGCGGCAAATTGGCTCAGCAATTACCTGATGTCGTCTATCAGACGCACGATTACCACCAATACGCCGTTGTCGCCAATATCAAAGCGCAGAAAAAACAAACCGGCATTGCATACGAACGCTTTACTGCCGATGGCCCCGTCGCATTGCTACCCAATGCAGAAGATTTCGCATTGGTTTGGACGGTAAGCCCTGAAGCAGTTCAAGAGATCACCTCGTTAAACGATAGCGATTTTCTGCTCCGCTTGCACCGGCATTTTGGCGACCGTCTGGGAAAATTCACGCACGCCGGAAAAAGATCGGCATTCCCGCTCACACTTAAACACGCAATTTCCACTACCTCGCAACGCACCGCATTGATCGGTAATGCTGCCCAAACATTGCATCCCGTCGCCGGACAAGGATTTAATCTGGGACTGAGAGATGCCTACGAATTAGCATGCGAAGCCATCAATACCCAAAGCGCAGCGCGGGAAATCGGCACAGCAGCGATGCTGTCCGGCTACCAGCAAAAAAGACGAATGGACAGCAGTGGCGGGAGAATTTTTACCGATTCCCTCATTAAACTTTTTTCCAACGGCAATGGAATACTCAAACATGCGTGTGGAATCGGTTTGAGCACACTGGATTGCATGCCGCCGCTGAAACGATTTGTCGCCCGCCGCATGATATTCGGGGCGCGCGGATAA